A window of Holophagales bacterium contains these coding sequences:
- a CDS encoding DEAD/DEAH box helicase has translation MSDAPDSPPTSEVSDASDSIDGGFAALGLDPRLLTALSTLGYEEPTPIQRQAIPPLLAKRDLLAQAATGTGKTAAFALPMLDRLVREGGDRKAVFGLVLVPTRELAMQVAEAVHRYGRGTGVRVLAVYGGSSMGLQLRELARGVDVVVATPGRALDHVKRGTLNLSGVKLVVLDEADEMLDMGFSEDLEAILDATPAGHPMALFSATFPARIAGLAGRRLSSPVELRLGAARDGAGAKDDGGVKVKQTAYVVPRAHKLAALSRILDLEDPTSAIVFCRTRTEVDEISEKLNARGRRAEALHGGFTQDQRDRVMKRFRSGAADLLIATDVAARGLDVEQISHVFNYDVPSEAEAYVHRIGRTARAGRAGTAITLFEPREQWLLANVERLTKKKIERATVPTVADLRARRLELTRASLRETILGGGLETFRVAVDSLADEFDILDVAAAGVKLAHEAAGSPGEEEEIPAIPVPQDRPRFVPRAETGGMTRPVRRTPRLPGAVSLFIGAGRDAGIRPADLFGAITNEAKLPSRAIGAIEIADRFSLVEVPGESADAVIEALRKTTVRGRKVMVRRERPAPPRR, from the coding sequence CTCCGAAGTCTCCGACGCCAGCGACTCCATCGACGGCGGATTCGCCGCCCTGGGTCTCGACCCGCGCCTTCTCACGGCGCTCTCTACGCTCGGATACGAGGAGCCGACCCCTATCCAGCGGCAGGCGATCCCTCCGCTCCTGGCGAAACGCGACCTCCTCGCGCAGGCGGCGACCGGAACGGGGAAGACCGCCGCGTTCGCCCTCCCGATGCTCGACCGGCTGGTGCGCGAAGGGGGCGACAGGAAGGCGGTGTTCGGCCTCGTCCTGGTCCCGACCCGCGAGCTCGCGATGCAGGTGGCCGAGGCGGTCCATCGCTACGGCCGGGGCACCGGCGTCCGAGTCCTCGCCGTCTACGGCGGCTCCTCGATGGGGCTTCAGCTCCGGGAGCTCGCCCGGGGCGTCGACGTCGTCGTCGCGACGCCGGGCCGGGCGCTCGACCACGTGAAGCGGGGGACGCTGAACCTTTCGGGCGTGAAGCTCGTCGTCCTGGACGAGGCCGACGAGATGCTCGACATGGGCTTCTCGGAAGACCTCGAGGCCATCCTCGACGCGACGCCCGCGGGGCACCCGATGGCGCTCTTCTCGGCGACGTTCCCCGCGCGCATCGCCGGGCTGGCGGGGCGGCGTCTCTCCTCTCCCGTCGAGCTGCGCCTCGGAGCAGCCCGCGACGGGGCAGGAGCGAAGGACGACGGGGGCGTCAAGGTGAAGCAGACGGCTTACGTCGTTCCCCGGGCCCACAAGCTGGCGGCGCTCTCGCGCATCCTGGACCTCGAGGACCCCACGTCGGCCATCGTCTTCTGCAGGACCCGGACCGAGGTCGACGAGATCTCCGAGAAGCTGAACGCGCGGGGCCGCCGGGCCGAGGCGCTCCACGGAGGCTTCACGCAGGACCAGCGGGACCGGGTGATGAAGCGCTTCCGCTCGGGCGCGGCGGACCTCCTCATCGCGACCGACGTCGCCGCGCGCGGCCTCGACGTCGAGCAGATCTCGCACGTCTTCAACTACGACGTCCCGAGCGAGGCCGAAGCGTACGTCCACCGTATCGGGCGGACGGCGCGCGCCGGCCGGGCGGGGACGGCGATCACCCTCTTCGAGCCGCGCGAGCAGTGGCTCCTGGCGAACGTCGAACGGCTGACGAAGAAGAAGATCGAGAGGGCGACCGTCCCGACCGTCGCCGACCTCAGGGCCCGGCGGCTCGAGCTGACCCGGGCGTCGCTCAGGGAAACGATCCTCGGCGGGGGGCTCGAGACGTTCCGCGTCGCGGTCGACTCCCTCGCCGACGAGTTCGACATCCTCGACGTCGCGGCTGCGGGCGTGAAGCTCGCGCACGAGGCGGCGGGATCGCCCGGCGAGGAAGAGGAGATCCCGGCGATTCCCGTTCCGCAGGACCGGCCTCGTTTCGTCCCTCGGGCCGAGACGGGCGGGATGACCCGCCCGGTCCGCCGCACTCCGCGGCTGCCCGGCGCGGTGAGCCTCTTCATAGGTGCGGGACGGGACGCCGGCATCCGCCCGGCGGACCTCTTCGGAGCCATCACGAACGAAGCGAAGCTCCCCTCGCGCGCCATCGGCGCCATCGAGATCGCCGACCGGTTCTCGCTCGTCGAGGTGCCGGGAGAATCGGCCGACGCCGTCATCGAGGCTCTCAGGAAGACGACGGTCAGGGGGCGGAAGGTCATGGTGCGGCGCGAACGGCCCGCACCACCGAGGCGTTGA